A single Calidifontibacter indicus DNA region contains:
- a CDS encoding DUF3048 domain-containing protein codes for MSSTTQRRRVLTAGVAALTLTIAGCSSGRPTTATSSSTATSTSPVQTSAPSTKTSPSATSSTSAVPSVDPLTGGRKNGNPVIAVKLENTAAAMPQRGLSAADLVFVEEVEGSLTRLMPIYQSSYPQRVEPVRSARSTDIDILPMFGHPLLVYSGVASQVRPKLTKAPIRLNSNGSRDKSRVAPHNVYFDVQAVAKQRGLSTSGDIGLRFATSYAAVTNAAKQEKPDVRVGGDRFTFAYQGGRYLPSWNGRPYTDGATRVMADNVLVLATKAVPDSYKDPAGNPVYKTVSTGSGKLSLYRNGKQISGTWSRTATDQPFVLRDASGNQLQLAPGKTWILLQN; via the coding sequence ATGTCATCGACCACCCAACGACGCCGTGTCCTGACCGCCGGAGTTGCCGCGCTGACGCTCACGATTGCCGGCTGCAGCAGCGGGCGACCGACCACAGCGACGAGTTCCAGCACCGCCACCAGCACGTCGCCGGTTCAGACCTCGGCTCCGAGCACCAAGACGAGCCCGTCCGCGACGTCGTCGACGTCGGCGGTGCCGTCGGTCGATCCGCTCACCGGTGGCCGGAAGAACGGCAACCCGGTCATTGCGGTGAAGCTGGAGAACACTGCCGCCGCGATGCCGCAGCGCGGGCTGTCGGCTGCCGACCTCGTGTTCGTCGAGGAGGTCGAGGGCAGCCTCACCCGGTTGATGCCGATCTATCAGTCGAGCTACCCGCAGCGCGTCGAGCCGGTGCGCAGTGCGCGCAGCACCGACATCGACATCCTGCCGATGTTCGGCCATCCGCTCCTGGTCTACTCGGGCGTCGCGTCGCAGGTGCGTCCGAAGTTGACCAAGGCACCGATTCGACTGAACAGCAATGGTTCTCGCGACAAGAGTCGTGTCGCACCGCACAACGTCTACTTCGATGTGCAGGCTGTCGCCAAGCAGCGCGGGTTGTCGACATCGGGGGACATCGGCCTGCGGTTCGCGACGTCGTACGCCGCCGTCACGAACGCCGCGAAGCAGGAGAAACCGGACGTCCGCGTGGGCGGCGACCGGTTCACCTTCGCCTACCAGGGTGGGCGCTATCTGCCGAGTTGGAACGGTCGGCCGTACACCGACGGTGCGACCCGCGTCATGGCAGACAACGTGCTGGTGCTTGCGACGAAGGCCGTGCCGGACTCGTACAAGGACCCGGCGGGCAACCCGGTGTACAAGACGGTGTCGACGGGATCGGGGAAGCTGTCGCTCTACCGGAACGGCAAACAGATCTCGGGCACGTGGAGCCGGACGGCGACGGACCAGCCGTTCGTGCTGCGTGATGCGAGCGGCAATCAGTTGCAGTTGGCGCCGGGGAAGACCTGGATCTTGTTGCAGAACTGA
- a CDS encoding thiolase family protein has translation MTGALIVAARRTPIGTAGHGFASVSAADLASAAIGAVVSDVEEMDEMADVGGVPDEVVLGNCMGPGGNVARVAALGAGLPDAVPAFSVDRQCASGLAAIEIGARLVQTGRRLVVAGGVESASTAPWRMWPPREGGEPVRYERAPFAPEPRDLDMGYAADLLAAEHGITRARQDAYAARSHARAVEAIAKGEFDDEVVPVGAVVRDERPRAGLGVAQLSRFRPLHRTDGTVTVGNSCGINDAAAAVAIVPETVGVQGLRVLGAASVGVVPERPGIGIVPAVQAALAEAGVGIDDVDVFEFNEAFAGQVLACYDALGIDPDRVCLDGGALALGHPWGASGAVLVVRLFTQLVRRGRGRIGLAAIAAGGGQGTALVVSACP, from the coding sequence GTGACCGGGGCGCTGATCGTCGCGGCTCGCCGCACGCCGATCGGGACGGCCGGCCATGGGTTCGCGTCGGTCTCCGCCGCCGACCTCGCGTCGGCGGCGATCGGAGCCGTCGTCTCCGACGTGGAAGAGATGGACGAGATGGCCGACGTCGGGGGAGTGCCCGACGAGGTCGTGCTCGGCAACTGCATGGGTCCGGGCGGCAACGTCGCCCGGGTCGCGGCGCTCGGCGCGGGCTTGCCCGACGCGGTGCCGGCGTTCAGCGTCGACCGTCAGTGTGCCAGTGGCCTTGCCGCCATCGAGATCGGCGCGCGACTCGTGCAGACCGGACGCCGGCTGGTGGTGGCCGGCGGCGTCGAGAGTGCGTCGACCGCGCCATGGCGCATGTGGCCGCCACGCGAGGGCGGCGAGCCGGTGCGCTACGAACGCGCGCCGTTCGCGCCCGAACCCCGAGACCTCGACATGGGTTACGCCGCAGACCTGCTCGCAGCCGAACACGGCATCACCCGGGCCCGGCAGGACGCGTACGCCGCGCGGTCGCACGCCCGCGCTGTCGAGGCCATCGCCAAAGGCGAGTTCGACGACGAAGTCGTGCCGGTCGGTGCAGTGGTGCGTGACGAGCGTCCCCGTGCCGGGCTCGGCGTCGCTCAGCTCTCCCGGTTCCGTCCGTTGCACCGCACCGACGGCACGGTGACGGTCGGCAACTCCTGCGGCATCAACGACGCGGCCGCGGCCGTCGCGATCGTGCCGGAAACCGTTGGCGTGCAGGGGCTTCGGGTGTTGGGCGCCGCGTCGGTCGGCGTCGTACCGGAACGCCCCGGCATCGGCATCGTGCCCGCCGTGCAGGCGGCTCTGGCCGAAGCCGGTGTGGGAATCGACGACGTCGATGTCTTCGAGTTCAACGAGGCCTTCGCCGGGCAGGTGTTGGCGTGTTACGACGCGCTCGGCATCGATCCCGACCGGGTCTGCCTCGACGGCGGCGCCCTCGCGCTCGGTCACCCGTGGGGAGCCAGCGGAGCCGTCCTGGTCGTGCGCCTGTTCACCCAACTCGTCCGGCGCGGCCGCGGACGAATCGGCTTGGCGGCCATCGCCGCCGGCGGCGGACAGGGCACGGCGCTGGTGGTGAGCGCATGCCCGTGA
- the istB gene encoding IS21-like element helper ATPase IstB, which yields MTTRNPATTTNATNATNARASASSQEVAKPRTGRDVSSELEYLTRALKAPTLRDSVERLAQRAREESWTHEEFLAACLQREVSARESHGGEGRIRAARFPGRKSLEDFDYDHARGLKRETIAHLGALDFVAGKENVVLLGPPGTGKTHLATGIAIRACQAGHRVLFATASQWVDRLAEAHHAGKLQDELRRLVRYPVLVIDEVGYIPFEPEAANLFFQLVSSRYERASLIVTSNKNFARWGEVFGDDTVAAAMIDRLVHHAEVIALKGDSYRLKNRELGRVPAAATEENQ from the coding sequence ATGACAACCCGAAACCCCGCCACCACCACGAACGCCACGAACGCCACGAACGCCAGGGCGTCGGCATCGTCGCAGGAGGTGGCGAAGCCGAGGACGGGGAGAGATGTGTCGAGTGAGTTGGAATACCTCACTCGGGCGTTGAAGGCACCCACCTTGCGTGACTCGGTCGAACGGCTCGCGCAGCGGGCCCGGGAAGAGTCTTGGACTCACGAGGAGTTCCTCGCGGCTTGCCTGCAACGCGAAGTATCCGCGCGGGAGTCCCACGGTGGCGAGGGACGCATCCGCGCTGCCCGGTTCCCGGGCCGTAAGAGCCTGGAGGACTTCGACTACGACCACGCCCGTGGCCTGAAACGCGAGACGATCGCGCACCTGGGCGCCCTGGACTTCGTCGCCGGGAAAGAGAACGTGGTCCTGCTCGGCCCGCCAGGCACCGGCAAGACGCACCTAGCGACCGGGATCGCGATCCGGGCCTGCCAGGCCGGGCATCGGGTCTTGTTCGCGACCGCGTCCCAGTGGGTCGACCGGCTTGCCGAAGCCCACCACGCCGGCAAGCTGCAAGACGAGCTACGCCGGCTAGTCCGCTACCCCGTGCTCGTGATCGACGAGGTCGGCTACATCCCGTTCGAGCCCGAGGCAGCGAACCTGTTCTTCCAACTCGTCTCATCCCGCTACGAGCGCGCCAGCCTGATCGTGACCTCGAACAAGAACTTCGCCCGCTGGGGCGAGGTCTTCGGCGACGACACAGTCGCCGCCGCGATGATCGACCGGCTCGTCCACCATGCCGAAGTCATCGCCCTCAAAGGCGACTCCTACCGGCTTAAGAACCGTGAACTCGGCCGCGTCCCCGCGGCCGCCACCGAAGAGAACCAGTAG
- a CDS encoding HNH endonuclease yields the protein MANEEQTGGLDQLVQGVAELLSAADDFDKITQLELLQQLQNATAGAIARVSADFEISQRDEQRRQQVPSRERGRGIADQIALARRISPAQASRDLGFARAMRRDLAGTGRLLSTGQINERAAQAVHRETDHLEPTLRRQVDGELVGALPRLGVRAAANAARRAALAADPDGATKRATKAAADRAVWFKPQPDGMCKIVAFLPAPEGIAAFGALKKDTAAAMTTGAIDGRTRPQAMADLFVERLTGRPREAGLPVEVQLVMGTDQLFGDTPDTAGSPSPAGQSDPDGPAWLDGYGPIPAAMARAIIAGHPALFGPTPVEADHAQAWVRRVLTDPVTGQVTAVDPRRRRFDGTVRRFIRIRDQLCRTPFCEAPIDDADHVHRFADGGPTDIDNGAGVCRRFNLVKEMPGWSVRVLHGPPEEGVDGADGTDPPPGHRHTIEITTPTGKTYRSTAPPAPCAATSPTGDDPTSVVEAFLTQRLDLRWAA from the coding sequence ATGGCGAACGAAGAGCAGACCGGAGGCCTTGACCAGTTGGTTCAAGGGGTTGCCGAGTTGCTCTCTGCCGCAGACGATTTCGACAAGATCACTCAACTCGAGTTGCTGCAACAGCTGCAGAACGCGACCGCCGGGGCGATCGCACGGGTATCGGCCGACTTCGAGATCTCCCAGCGCGACGAGCAGCGCAGACAGCAGGTGCCCAGCCGGGAGCGCGGACGCGGCATTGCCGATCAGATCGCTCTCGCGCGCCGCATCTCCCCCGCGCAGGCCTCACGCGATCTCGGGTTCGCCAGGGCTATGCGTCGCGACCTCGCCGGCACCGGACGGTTGCTGTCGACCGGTCAGATCAACGAGCGGGCGGCGCAAGCGGTTCATCGGGAGACCGATCACCTCGAGCCGACGCTGCGGCGCCAGGTCGACGGTGAACTGGTCGGTGCGCTTCCTCGGCTCGGTGTTCGCGCGGCGGCCAACGCGGCCCGACGGGCTGCGCTCGCTGCTGACCCCGACGGTGCGACCAAGCGGGCCACCAAGGCGGCAGCTGACCGGGCTGTCTGGTTCAAACCCCAGCCCGACGGCATGTGCAAGATCGTCGCCTTCCTTCCCGCCCCCGAAGGCATCGCTGCCTTCGGCGCCTTGAAGAAGGACACCGCAGCAGCGATGACGACCGGTGCGATCGACGGGCGCACCCGCCCGCAGGCGATGGCCGATCTCTTCGTCGAACGGCTCACCGGTCGCCCCCGCGAGGCCGGGCTGCCCGTCGAGGTACAACTGGTGATGGGCACCGATCAACTCTTCGGCGATACCCCGGACACGGCAGGCTCGCCGTCACCGGCCGGCCAGTCCGACCCGGACGGGCCCGCCTGGCTCGACGGCTACGGGCCGATCCCGGCAGCGATGGCGCGGGCGATCATCGCCGGACACCCGGCACTGTTCGGTCCCACCCCGGTCGAGGCCGACCACGCGCAGGCCTGGGTGCGACGCGTGCTCACCGACCCGGTCACCGGGCAGGTCACGGCGGTCGATCCACGACGACGCCGCTTCGACGGCACGGTCAGACGGTTCATCCGGATCAGAGACCAACTGTGTCGCACCCCGTTCTGCGAGGCGCCGATCGACGACGCCGACCATGTGCACCGGTTCGCCGACGGCGGACCCACCGACATCGACAACGGTGCGGGGGTGTGCCGACGGTTCAACCTGGTGAAGGAAATGCCCGGGTGGTCGGTGCGGGTGCTGCATGGTCCCCCGGAAGAGGGCGTCGATGGCGCCGACGGCACTGATCCGCCGCCCGGTCACCGGCACACGATCGAGATCACCACGCCGACCGGCAAGACCTACCGGTCGACTGCGCCACCCGCACCGTGCGCAGCGACCAGTCCCACCGGCGACGATCCGACGAGCGTGGTCGAAGCCTTCCTGACGCAGCGACTCGACCTGCGCTGGGCCGCCTGA
- a CDS encoding AMP-binding protein, translating to MDLVRPSEHADPVAAVIAAHRIGATLALSTSGTTGPARSILRSTRSWWGSFPAYTALSGVTSGSRLWVPGPPSSTMVLFAAVHAAAAGAVVVADPADATHACLTPALLARRGSELSPGAHLVVAGAALPARRVDEATQRGLTLSHYYGAAELSFVAAGTPGSGLQPFQDVEVELCDAPHPGTIWVRSPWVCDGYEGAPGALQRDGGWVTVGDVGRFEAGVLHVLGRPDAVTTAGATVQLADVDAALRPAAHGDFAVHGVPHPTFGELIAVTLVDPGDLARLQSAASMLPSSHRPRVWRTVDELPLTEAGKIDRIALRDNASAGAVL from the coding sequence GTGGACCTGGTTCGCCCGAGCGAGCACGCCGATCCTGTTGCCGCCGTGATCGCCGCGCACCGCATCGGAGCCACCCTCGCGCTCAGCACTTCGGGCACGACCGGTCCCGCCCGGAGCATCCTGCGATCGACCCGGTCGTGGTGGGGGAGCTTTCCGGCCTACACGGCGCTGTCGGGGGTGACTTCCGGGTCGCGGCTGTGGGTGCCGGGTCCGCCGAGTTCGACGATGGTGCTCTTCGCCGCGGTGCATGCCGCCGCCGCCGGTGCCGTGGTCGTCGCCGATCCGGCGGACGCGACCCACGCCTGTCTGACGCCCGCGCTGCTCGCGCGTCGCGGCAGTGAACTCTCGCCGGGAGCGCACCTCGTGGTTGCGGGAGCGGCGCTGCCGGCGCGGCGGGTCGACGAGGCCACGCAGCGTGGTCTCACCCTCAGCCACTACTACGGAGCGGCAGAGCTGAGCTTCGTCGCCGCGGGCACCCCCGGCAGCGGTCTTCAGCCGTTCCAGGACGTCGAGGTCGAACTGTGCGACGCCCCGCACCCGGGCACGATCTGGGTGCGCTCGCCCTGGGTGTGCGACGGCTACGAGGGCGCGCCGGGTGCGCTGCAGCGCGACGGTGGGTGGGTCACCGTCGGCGACGTCGGACGCTTCGAGGCCGGTGTGCTGCATGTGCTCGGGCGTCCGGACGCGGTGACGACGGCGGGCGCCACGGTGCAACTCGCGGATGTCGACGCGGCCCTGCGTCCCGCGGCACACGGCGACTTCGCCGTCCACGGTGTGCCGCACCCGACCTTCGGCGAGTTGATCGCGGTGACCCTCGTCGACCCCGGCGACCTCGCGCGACTGCAGTCGGCGGCGTCAATGTTGCCGTCGTCGCATCGTCCGCGGGTGTGGCGAACGGTCGACGAGCTGCCGTTGACCGAGGCCGGCAAGATCGACCGTATTGCGTTGCGCGACAACGCGTCTGCGGGAGCGGTGTTGTGA
- a CDS encoding energy-coupling factor transporter transmembrane component T family protein: protein MTVLATYVERDSPIHRLPAGVKLGALVVMAASTVFVRQWWQPVALLASIAVVYLVARIPWRSALAQVRPLLALLVALAIFQTVFAGWEKAVVVCGCILALAALASLVSLTTRTDDLVDVVVRMAQPLRRFGVVPERIGLLVSLGIRSVPVVVGLAREVRDAQRARGASARPVAFLVPLVVRSLRHADKVGEALAARGLDD, encoded by the coding sequence GTGACCGTTCTCGCGACGTACGTCGAACGCGACTCACCGATCCACCGGCTGCCGGCCGGGGTGAAGCTCGGCGCGTTGGTCGTCATGGCGGCGTCGACGGTGTTCGTCCGACAGTGGTGGCAGCCGGTCGCGCTGCTGGCGTCGATTGCTGTCGTCTACCTGGTCGCCCGCATTCCGTGGCGCAGCGCCCTCGCCCAGGTGCGTCCGTTGCTCGCGCTCCTGGTGGCACTGGCGATCTTCCAGACGGTGTTCGCCGGGTGGGAGAAGGCGGTTGTCGTGTGCGGATGCATCCTGGCGCTTGCCGCCCTCGCGTCGCTGGTCAGCCTGACGACCCGCACCGACGACCTGGTCGATGTAGTGGTGCGGATGGCGCAGCCGTTGCGCCGGTTCGGGGTGGTGCCAGAGCGGATCGGGTTGCTGGTGTCGCTGGGCATCCGTTCGGTGCCGGTGGTCGTCGGGTTGGCACGGGAGGTGCGGGACGCGCAGCGCGCGCGAGGTGCGAGTGCGCGTCCGGTCGCGTTTCTGGTGCCGCTGGTGGTGCGCAGCCTACGGCACGCCGACAAGGTCGGTGAGGCACTGGCCGCGCGCGGTCTCGACGACTGA
- a CDS encoding biotin transporter BioY, translating into MSGSSTRSRDLALTATFAAFIAVLGLVPAFSPFGFAVPITLQSLGIMLVGAVLGPRHGASAVLFFLFLVALGLPLLAGGRGGLGVFTGPSAGYLVGFPISAAVIGYLIYRHSAPYNLPYALAAIIFGGIVVLYLIGVPVTAWRADISLRAAIVGSGVFIVGDLIKAVLAAIIAGAVHRADPRLLPRRRG; encoded by the coding sequence ATGTCCGGCTCGTCCACCCGCTCGCGCGACCTCGCACTGACCGCGACGTTCGCAGCGTTCATCGCGGTGCTCGGCCTCGTGCCGGCCTTCTCCCCCTTCGGGTTCGCCGTGCCGATCACCCTGCAGTCGCTCGGCATCATGCTGGTCGGCGCCGTGCTCGGCCCGCGACACGGCGCCTCGGCCGTGCTCTTCTTCCTGTTCCTCGTCGCGCTCGGGCTCCCCCTGCTCGCCGGCGGACGAGGCGGCCTCGGCGTCTTCACCGGACCGAGCGCCGGCTACCTCGTAGGGTTCCCGATCTCCGCGGCCGTGATCGGCTACCTGATCTACCGCCACAGCGCGCCGTACAACCTCCCGTACGCACTCGCCGCCATCATCTTCGGTGGCATCGTCGTGCTCTACCTCATCGGTGTGCCGGTCACCGCTTGGCGAGCCGACATCAGCCTGCGCGCGGCCATCGTCGGCAGCGGCGTCTTCATCGTCGGCGACCTCATCAAGGCGGTGCTCGCCGCAATCATCGCCGGCGCCGTGCACCGGGCCGACCCGCGCCTACTCCCCCGCCGACGCGGCTGA
- the arfB gene encoding alternative ribosome rescue aminoacyl-tRNA hydrolase ArfB: MADLRVPPGPGIPDGLTVPSAELVERFSRSSGPGGQGVNTTDSRVQLTFDIAASDALDDVQRARVLERLRDRLVGTTITIDAAEHRSQRRNRTAARERLADLLREALAPPPQPRRATRPTRGSQRRRLAAKHRRGQVKSDRSRPSADD; encoded by the coding sequence GTGGCCGATCTGCGTGTTCCTCCCGGTCCGGGCATCCCGGACGGGTTGACCGTGCCGTCCGCCGAACTCGTGGAACGCTTCTCGCGCAGTTCCGGACCCGGTGGCCAAGGGGTCAACACCACCGACTCCCGTGTGCAGCTCACCTTCGACATCGCGGCGAGCGATGCGCTGGACGACGTCCAGCGCGCACGCGTGCTCGAGCGCCTCCGCGACCGTCTGGTGGGCACCACAATCACCATCGATGCGGCCGAGCACCGATCGCAACGTCGCAACCGGACGGCCGCCCGGGAGCGCCTGGCCGACCTGTTGCGCGAAGCCCTCGCGCCTCCCCCGCAACCGCGCCGGGCAACTCGCCCGACGCGTGGGTCGCAGCGGCGGCGGCTCGCGGCCAAGCACCGCCGCGGCCAGGTGAAGAGTGACCGTTCGCGACCGAGTGCGGACGACTGA
- a CDS encoding energy-coupling factor ABC transporter ATP-binding protein, with the protein MPVIEFDRVGHSYPDSAGGTTTVLRDVSVRLTEPRIGVIGANGSGKSTFARMLNALVVPTTGSVRIDGLDTARDARAIRRKVGFCFTDPDAQIVMPTVQEDLAFGLRRRMPKDEVERRVDAALETYGLVAQRNQPAHLLSGGQKQLLALAAVLITEPSLVVMDEPTTLLDLRNARRIRDLVHRLEPQVVLVTHHLDLLDDFDRVLVFDGGGLVFDGAPADAVRHYRDLVS; encoded by the coding sequence ATGCCCGTGATCGAGTTCGACCGGGTCGGGCACTCCTACCCCGATTCAGCCGGCGGCACCACGACGGTGCTGCGCGATGTCAGCGTCCGTCTGACCGAGCCGCGGATCGGGGTGATCGGCGCCAACGGTTCGGGCAAGTCGACCTTCGCTCGGATGCTCAACGCACTGGTCGTGCCGACGACAGGCAGCGTGCGCATCGACGGGCTCGACACCGCTCGGGACGCCCGGGCGATCCGGCGCAAGGTGGGCTTTTGTTTCACCGACCCGGACGCCCAGATCGTCATGCCCACCGTGCAGGAGGACCTCGCGTTCGGGCTGCGCCGCCGGATGCCCAAGGACGAGGTGGAGCGTCGGGTCGACGCGGCCCTCGAGACGTACGGGCTTGTCGCACAACGCAATCAGCCCGCGCATCTGCTCTCCGGCGGGCAGAAGCAGTTGCTCGCGTTGGCCGCTGTGCTCATCACCGAACCGTCGCTCGTCGTCATGGACGAGCCGACGACGCTGCTCGACCTGAGGAACGCCCGGCGCATCCGCGACCTGGTGCACCGCCTCGAACCCCAGGTGGTGCTGGTGACCCACCATCTCGACCTGCTCGACGACTTCGACCGGGTGCTCGTGTTCGACGGGGGAGGGCTGGTCTTCGACGGTGCGCCGGCGGACGCCGTGCGCCACTACCGAGACCTCGTGTCGTGA
- the istA gene encoding IS21 family transposase: protein MLAVEDWAEIRRLHRAEGVPIKVIARSMGISKNTVRRALRAGGPPRYERVGRGSLVDAVEPRIRELLQVTPTMPATVVAERIGWEHSIRILRDRVSELRPVYLPPDPASRTVYEPGELAQFDFWFPAIELPVGYGQARTATRLPVMTTVTGYSRWSGGLLIPSREAEDLYAGWWQLVSTQLQGVPKMLVWDGEGAVGRWRARQPELTGDCQAFRGVLGTKVYICKPADPEAKGMLERLHDYLEKSFLPGRTFASPEDFNTQLAGFFVRANARRMRVLGCSPSDRVAADRAAMMPLPPVPPQVGWRKSMRLPRDYYVRVDSNDYSVHPAVIGRRIEIHADLDRVWATCAGEVVADHARVWAQHQTITEFDHAVAAKLLRRGRSDVLRSVAGAAMKDDAEVEVRSLGFYDKALGLVDGELS from the coding sequence GTGTTGGCAGTGGAGGATTGGGCTGAGATCCGGCGGTTGCACCGTGCGGAGGGAGTGCCGATCAAGGTGATCGCCAGGTCGATGGGCATTTCGAAGAACACAGTGCGTCGGGCGCTGCGTGCCGGTGGTCCGCCCCGGTATGAGCGGGTCGGTCGAGGGTCACTGGTCGACGCGGTCGAGCCGCGGATCCGGGAGTTGCTGCAGGTGACGCCGACGATGCCGGCGACGGTGGTGGCCGAGCGGATCGGGTGGGAGCACTCGATCCGGATCCTGCGGGATCGTGTCAGTGAGCTCCGCCCGGTGTATCTGCCGCCGGACCCGGCCTCCCGCACGGTGTATGAGCCGGGCGAGTTGGCGCAGTTCGACTTCTGGTTCCCAGCCATCGAGCTGCCGGTTGGGTACGGCCAAGCACGAACGGCGACGCGGTTGCCGGTGATGACGACGGTGACGGGGTACTCACGCTGGTCAGGTGGTCTGCTGATTCCCTCGCGGGAGGCCGAGGATTTGTACGCCGGGTGGTGGCAGTTGGTGTCGACCCAGTTGCAGGGCGTCCCGAAGATGCTGGTGTGGGACGGCGAAGGCGCGGTCGGGCGGTGGCGGGCGCGGCAACCGGAGTTGACTGGTGACTGTCAGGCGTTCCGTGGCGTGCTCGGCACGAAGGTGTACATCTGTAAGCCCGCCGACCCTGAGGCTAAGGGCATGCTCGAACGGCTCCACGACTACCTGGAGAAGTCGTTCTTGCCCGGTCGCACGTTCGCTTCACCGGAGGATTTCAACACCCAACTGGCTGGGTTCTTCGTCCGGGCCAACGCCCGACGGATGCGGGTGTTGGGGTGTAGCCCGAGCGACCGTGTCGCCGCGGACCGGGCCGCGATGATGCCGTTGCCGCCGGTGCCACCGCAGGTCGGGTGGCGCAAGTCGATGCGCCTGCCACGTGACTACTACGTCCGGGTTGATTCCAACGATTACTCGGTCCACCCGGCGGTGATTGGCCGCCGGATCGAGATCCATGCCGACCTGGACCGGGTATGGGCGACGTGCGCGGGCGAGGTCGTTGCCGACCATGCCCGGGTGTGGGCACAGCATCAGACGATCACCGAGTTCGACCACGCTGTCGCGGCCAAATTGCTGCGCCGAGGGCGCAGTGACGTGCTGCGCTCAGTCGCGGGCGCTGCGATGAAGGACGACGCCGAGGTAGAAGTTCGTTCGTTGGGGTTCTATGACAAAGCCCTCGGCCTGGTGGACGGGGAGCTGAGCTGA
- a CDS encoding 4-phosphopantetheinyl transferase family protein gives MSSIVARSERQPDTEVLRETYVETGVMPQVANFGHQILYGRRGTGKTHVLQVLAAEMEERDDVFSIYIDIRLLGSAHMFTDPTQPLAPRCIALYKDFLSLLQSRLLDIATAPDRDGSGLQEVDELARFITEKTADVTRRDVKSTSVTDSGSNAGAHAGVNATGPNISVTLGAKSNDSQTNEVAFTEALRETIVYSEVYQLLDAALGAMGVDNLLLLIDEWTSIPTDLQPFIAEFLKRSVLPSRRVTVKIGSLEYRSRFNLPQDEGGNVVGFELGPDITANLDLDDYYVYERNPERVEDIFAALLYRHVASGIEAQALEEHGVRDATGFRARVFTERATFVELVRSGEGVVRDFLGIFGAAYFKATGSGRKKIDLHSVEEAARDWYETDKSASLSHAQHAALQRIIRDVIGERQTKMFMLSREHSDHPMIHSLFDLRLLHLIERGYSDKENPGLRYNIYALDYGTYVDLKRTNVEPEGVLIDVAESAEDDSGRLVPLADKRSIRRVILQPTIFDDL, from the coding sequence GTGAGCAGCATCGTCGCTCGTTCCGAGCGTCAGCCTGACACCGAAGTGCTGAGAGAGACCTACGTCGAGACAGGCGTCATGCCTCAGGTGGCAAACTTCGGCCATCAGATCCTCTACGGCCGCCGGGGCACGGGCAAGACCCACGTACTCCAGGTGCTCGCCGCCGAGATGGAAGAGCGGGACGACGTCTTCTCCATCTACATTGACATCCGCCTGCTCGGCAGCGCCCACATGTTCACCGACCCAACGCAGCCCCTCGCGCCCAGGTGCATCGCCCTCTACAAAGACTTCTTGTCTCTCCTCCAAAGCCGTTTGCTTGACATCGCGACCGCTCCTGACCGCGACGGCAGCGGTTTGCAGGAGGTTGACGAACTCGCACGCTTCATCACTGAGAAGACTGCCGACGTGACGCGCCGGGACGTGAAGTCGACCAGCGTGACGGACTCCGGCAGCAACGCCGGGGCGCATGCCGGCGTGAACGCCACGGGGCCGAACATCAGCGTGACCCTCGGCGCCAAGTCGAACGACTCGCAGACCAACGAGGTCGCCTTCACCGAGGCTCTCCGCGAGACGATCGTCTATAGCGAGGTCTACCAGTTGCTCGACGCTGCCCTTGGCGCCATGGGCGTGGACAACCTTCTCCTCCTCATCGATGAGTGGACGTCCATCCCGACGGACCTCCAGCCATTCATCGCCGAGTTCCTCAAAAGGTCCGTCCTCCCATCACGGCGCGTCACAGTGAAAATCGGTTCACTGGAGTATCGGTCGCGCTTCAACCTTCCCCAGGACGAGGGCGGCAACGTCGTAGGCTTCGAGTTAGGGCCGGACATCACGGCGAACCTGGACCTCGACGACTACTACGTCTACGAGCGGAACCCCGAGCGGGTCGAAGACATCTTCGCGGCCCTGCTGTACCGCCACGTCGCGTCCGGGATCGAGGCACAGGCCCTGGAGGAGCACGGGGTGCGAGATGCCACGGGTTTCCGGGCCCGCGTCTTCACCGAGCGAGCCACGTTCGTCGAACTTGTCCGCTCCGGAGAGGGTGTGGTGCGGGACTTCCTGGGGATCTTCGGCGCCGCCTACTTCAAGGCGACAGGGAGCGGGCGCAAAAAGATTGATCTGCACTCAGTTGAGGAGGCCGCCCGCGACTGGTACGAGACCGACAAATCCGCATCCCTTTCGCACGCACAGCACGCCGCCCTTCAGCGAATCATCAGGGACGTCATCGGGGAACGTCAGACGAAAATGTTCATGCTCTCTCGCGAGCACTCGGACCACCCGATGATCCACTCCCTCTTTGACCTCCGCCTGCTGCACCTCATCGAGCGTGGGTATAGCGATAAAGAGAACCCGGGCCTGCGATACAACATCTACGCCCTCGACTACGGCACGTACGTCGACCTCAAGCGAACCAACGTTGAGCCCGAGGGCGTCTTGATCGACGTCGCCGAGAGCGCGGAGGACGACAGCGGGCGTTTGGTGCCTCTTGCGGACAAGCGCAGCATCAGGCGTGTCATCCTTCAGCCCACCATCTTCGACGACCTGTAA